In a genomic window of Struthio camelus isolate bStrCam1 chromosome 16, bStrCam1.hap1, whole genome shotgun sequence:
- the SELENOW gene encoding selenoprotein W, which produces MALRVAVLYCGAUGYAPKYQQLRQELERRFPGQLEMTGQGTREATGCFEVTVGGRLVHSKKNGDGFVDTDAKLQKIVAAIKASLA; this is translated from the exons atggCGCTGCGCGTCGCCGTGCTGTACTG CGGGGCCTGAGGTTACGCGCCCAAG TACCAGCAGCTCCGGCAGGAACTGGAGCGGCGCTTCCCGGGCCAGCTGGAGATG ACCGGCCAAGGGACGCGCGAGGCGACGGGCTGCTTCGAGGTGACGGTCGGGGGCCGGCTGGTGCACTCCAAGAAG AACGGAGACGGGTTTGTCGACACCGATGCCAAGCTGCAGAAGATCGTGGCAGCCATCAAAGCGTCCTTGGCCTAG